The Plasmodium brasilianum strain Bolivian I chromosome 6, whole genome shotgun sequence genomic interval CATGATTTAACActtgaaaattttgaaaattacaGCTACTCATACAATCTAATTGTTTGAATTCTTTAATAAATCTTTGGTTGAAATGATCAAAAAGCGTAGAGGAACCAGTTAAAATAACATTGCTTAGTAAttcatctttatttttaatcgACTTGACATTTTTCAGcatattaaataaagttGTTGGAAGTCCCTGGAATGTATTATCTGTCTTTTTATCGTCCTTTACAAACACGTTATTTAAGTGATCAACTAATTTTGTGTCATTTAGTAAAGATGgggtaaaaaatatttcacatgcaatatttttaaattttgaaatatttatgttttgtCCATCTggcaaaataaatacatcCATACTTTCTTTAAGAGTCATATTTTTTGCATCATTAATGTTATTTTCGCTATCTGCTACTTCACataaataactttttaaatcttttaaGGGCATATACTTTGCTATGTTATAATAGTCTgcatgtattttttctttattatacctgaactgttcatattttttataataatggttattttcaaaatatggTGTGCAGTattctttattaaattttgcTAATAACTCTTCTAAAAAGAGATCCACTGTAGATCCTcctatattatatatcttataatttttgtcgTCTATTATTCCTTCATTACATAGAGAAAAATCCGTATAACATGACCCAACATCAACTACTGAGCAGATGTTTTTATTGTATGAAAGTCCGCTTAATATAGATTTTgagttaaaatataatgcaggcaccttatatttttcaaataataattgggttattttttctttaatctgcttatttcttttattaggtaaagaaaataaataagaaaatatttccatcttttcatttaatcCACAAccaacattattatatttatttatcatattcTTTATACTATTAGTAtcaattaatttattttcaattacGTTCATATCAAAATAATCGTTCTCTTCAGCCCATTCTTTCAGAGAGTTTAGTGTGTCTTTTTTATCAGCTTCGTTCCTCTGTTTTTCCATGATACAATTTTCTCCTATTTCTGTTACTTCTTTTATTGTGTTTAAAGCATTACATGATTTTGCGTCATCTCGTTCATATAGTACTTGGCTATTCTCAGTACATGCCGCTTCTTTACCCATTTGTTCATTAAGTTGATCGTTTTCGTTTATACCTACATTGATTTCTCTAGTTAAACCCCCTTCTGCACTATTATCGACAAATTCGCTTCCTATTATATCACTTTGTTTTTGCAATTTATTTCCTATAAAATcttttactcttttttctATGAGCTTATACAGACTTCTATCCCCGTTCACATTCATGAACATAATTCTTTCAAACACATCTTCGTTCATATTAAAATGGCATTTATTGTCAAGATATAAACACGGTTTGATTTTCGCATTTTCCAATGCttccaaataaaaaaggggGTATATTAAATTGAACTGATAAAATTCTCCTTTTGTGcacaaacattttttataaatctcattttttacttttatatccAAATCTAGTGGAATTCCAACATTCGAGCTAAAGATGTTCGTAGGATTTTCATCCCCAGCATATCCAACTTTCGTGTTTTCAAATCCTAAATCAACTACTATGCTTAAAATGTCGTTGTATGAATCCATTTATTTAGATGTGCCTGTCTGTAGTCAGTACATATGAGAATATGCTTACATGAGCATGGGCCTAAGTGGGCGTACCTAAGAGTACATATGAATGTTTTTCTGTAATTTCGCGCGTGAATATTCCATATATACTAAcgaagaaaaagtaaatggGGAAAGCAAAAATTATGTACTCACACCGAAACAAAATTGATGAATAGATAAGTtgttacaaaaatatttcatgaaaaaattatgcacgccagaataaataattgtaaaaaagggcaaaaaaaaaaaaaaaatcatttaaatGGCTATA includes:
- a CDS encoding actin-like protein, coding for MDSYNDILSIVVDLGFENTKVGYAGDENPTNIFSSNVGIPLDLDIKVKNEIYKKCLCTKGEFYQFNLIYPLFYLEALENAKIKPCLYLDNKCHFNMNEDVFERIMFMNVNGDRSLYKLIEKRVKDFIGNKLQKQSDIIGSEFVDNSAEGGLTREINVGINENDQLNEQMGKEAACTENSQVLYERDDAKSCNALNTIKEVTEIGENCIMEKQRNEADKKDTLNSLKEWAEENDYFDMNVIENKLIDTNSIKNMINKYNNVGCGLNEKMEIFSYLFSLPNKRNKQIKEKITQLLFEKYKVPALYFNSKSILSGLSYNKNICSVVDVGSCYTDFSLCNEGIIDDKNYKIYNIGGSTVDLFLEELLAKFNKEYCTPYFENNHYYKKYEQFRYNKEKIHADYYNIAKYMPLKDLKSYLCEVADSENNINDAKNMTLKESMDVFILPDGQNINISKFKNIACEIFFTPSLLNDTKLVDHLNNVFVKDDKKTDNTFQGLPTTLFNMLKNVKSIKNKDELLSNVILTGSSTLFDHFNQRFIKEFKQLDCMSSCNFQNFQVLNHGKYDKQYSSWKGGSILSSFKNFSSFFVTRKEYEEFGFDIVNRKC